The Quatrionicoccus australiensis nucleotide sequence TGATCCGCTTGAATTCCGGCGACACAACAAGCTTCCCTGATCGATCAATAATCCCGGATGCATTGTTCAGCCGGATTTCCGCATACGCACCTGTAAAGAAGCCTGCGTTCTGAAAGCGAGGCTTGATAACAACCGTTCCAGTCGTATCAATAAAGCCATACTGCCCTTCAATGCGAACGGCAGCGAAGCCTTCGCTGAACGGCTTGGCAACTTCGAATCGCTGAGGAATCCGCTCCACCCGGCTGTCTTTTTCGACATAGCCGCAGAGCTGGAACGGGCCGCCGCATTGCGGGAATAGTTCGGCGCCGCCCTCCGCTGTCAGCGCAGACAAGGGAGCAAGCAAAGTGAGGGTTGCGATAGCCAACGGGCCAGTTCGCCCAAGCCGAATCTTTAACCGTTCCGTGAAAAGGTGCACAGGAATTCTTTCGTATTCATCGGCGCGCCCGCCGAAAAAAAGCACGCTAAGCCAAAAGCATAACCGCACATCGGGGGGAATGTCTGCAATCGGCATTCCGGGGCAAGGTCCGCTCCTGGCCGTCTCCCGTCCTCCCCCACCCCATCAAACCCCGCCATGCCTTTCCTGCCGTTGCACCAGGCCGCCCGCCGTCCGCGCCACCGGTTTGGGCCGCTCCTTGAGCAGGCCCTGCAAGCAGGCCGGATTGGCGCGGGCGCCGCTTGCCTGGTAGTCGGCGAGCAGAAGCGGGCGTACCGTTTCGTCCGGATGGCCAAGCTCCTGTGTCAGGTAGTCGAACAGGCAGTCGACCAGCATTTCCGGGGTAAAAGTGCTGGTCTGGGCGGTCGTTTGCCAGAGCCAGTCGGCAAATGCGGCGAAGGCGGCAAAGGGCGAGGGTGCGGCGAGCAAAAGCGGCAAGGTTTGCGGGAAGCGGCCGGAATTGGCGTAGAGGTCCCAGTAGCGGGCAAGGCGGGTGAAACGCCGGACGGTCGACGCGTCCACGGCGCCGGTTTCGATGATGGAATAGGGCGGCAGGCTGGCGTAGACCATGCCGAATTCGGCGCTGTGGCGAACGATGGGCGTACCGCGCAGGCGCTTGAGGATGCCGAGCTGGATTTCGTGCGGCCGGTGCGCGTACAGACGGTCGAAACTCGCGGCAAAGCTCTGCCAGCTCTCGCCGGGCAGGCCGAAAATCAGGTCGGCGTGCAGGTGGGCCGGGCTGTGTGCGACCAGCCAGTCGAGGTTGGCGCCGCTCTTTTCATTGTCCTGGCGGCGCGAGATGCGTTGCTGCACTTCCGGGTTGAAGGTCTGGATGCCGACCTCGAACTGCAACACGCCGGGCGGGAAGCGGACGATCATTTCCTTGAGGCGCTCCGGCAGGTGATCGGGAATCACCTCGAAATGCAGGAAGAGATCCGGCGTCAGGCGCTCGAGGAAGAATTGCAGTATCTGCAGCGAGCTGTCGATCTTCAGGTTGAAGGTGCGGTCGACGAACTTGAAATTGCGCGCGCCGCGTTGATACAAGCCATCGAGCGCGGCAAGAAAACGCGCGGCGTCGAAGGCCCAGGCCGTCTTGTCGAGCGCGCTCAGGCAGAACTCACACTTGAACGGGCAACCACGCGAGGCCTCGACGTAGAGCAGGCGATGCGCCAGATCGGCGGACGTGAATTCGTCATAGGGCAGCTCGATCTGCTCGAGCGGCGGCTGTTCGCCGGGAATCACCTTCATCAGCGGCGGCGGCCCCTCGATCAGGGCGCGGCAGAGTTTGGCGAAACTGACATCGCCCCAGCCGGTGATGACATGGTCGGCGAGCCGGACGATTTCCTGTTGCGCCCATTCGTGGCTGACTTCCGGCCCGCCGAGGACGATTTTCAGCGCCGGCCGGGCTTCTTTCAGTAGCCGCACAACTTCGGTCGTCGGTGCGACATTCCAGATATAGACGCCAAAACCGACGATCTGCGTGACGCCTTCGGCCGCCTCGCCGAGTTCGTCGAGCAGGGCAGCGACGATTTCCGCCACCGGGCGGCTGATCGTGAATTCGCGCAGCACGGCAGCGGCGCGCAGCGCCGGGCTGCCATGCCGGGCCAGGTTGGCGAGCAGGTAGCGCAGGCCGAGCGAGGCGTGGATGTAGCGGGCGTTAAGCGTGCAGAGAACGATGGCGGGCGAGGACATGCCGCCATTTTGACATCTTCGCTGCGGCCTGACCGGTCAACGGCCGGGCGCGGGCCTTTTTCCGCCGTTGCTTACCAGGAGCGCGCACCCATCATGTAGTTGCGGGTTTCCTTCGGACTTTCGCGGGGAATTTCGACCGGCGTGATGACGACCGGGGCCGGCGCCACGACAACGACCGGCTCCGGTGCCGGCAGGAGCAGGTCGCGCAGGCGCAGGACCATGATCAACAGCTCTTCGTCGAGCGCCGCTTCCTCGATTTCGGCGAGACGTTCGCGGGCGTAGGCCGGCTCGCGGCCCAGACGCTCGAGATCGACCGTCTGGCTCAGCGTGCG carries:
- a CDS encoding B12-binding domain-containing radical SAM protein, translated to MSSPAIVLCTLNARYIHASLGLRYLLANLARHGSPALRAAAVLREFTISRPVAEIVAALLDELGEAAEGVTQIVGFGVYIWNVAPTTEVVRLLKEARPALKIVLGGPEVSHEWAQQEIVRLADHVITGWGDVSFAKLCRALIEGPPPLMKVIPGEQPPLEQIELPYDEFTSADLAHRLLYVEASRGCPFKCEFCLSALDKTAWAFDAARFLAALDGLYQRGARNFKFVDRTFNLKIDSSLQILQFFLERLTPDLFLHFEVIPDHLPERLKEMIVRFPPGVLQFEVGIQTFNPEVQQRISRRQDNEKSGANLDWLVAHSPAHLHADLIFGLPGESWQSFAASFDRLYAHRPHEIQLGILKRLRGTPIVRHSAEFGMVYASLPPYSIIETGAVDASTVRRFTRLARYWDLYANSGRFPQTLPLLLAAPSPFAAFAAFADWLWQTTAQTSTFTPEMLVDCLFDYLTQELGHPDETVRPLLLADYQASGARANPACLQGLLKERPKPVARTAGGLVQRQERHGGV